One region of Epilithonimonas zeae genomic DNA includes:
- a CDS encoding glycosyltransferase family 4 protein yields MKILLDPQIFSQQTYGGISRYYTEIFSELDKREDVEVVLPIFYTDNSYLKTSNLLSKNKILVSFYNILSFFKISTKTLRKKKSEKFLKQVCRDNNYDVFVPTYYNPYFLDLIGEKPFVLTVYDMIHELFPEYFFDDPYRVTEYKKELIYKATRIIAVSYNTKKDILRIFPDINSEKIHVIHHGSSIKIEEHNKVNLPKNYILYVGSRADYKNFRFLVNAIKPILKENPDLVLLAAGGGEFKGDEINYIEEKGLSQQIRQKNFEENELGQFYKNAKFFVFPSQYEGFGIPVLEAMACGCPIILSNSASFPEVAGDAGIYFDSTSEKDLRDKIRMLLDNDNLRKQFSEKGLEQVKKFNWKVAAEQCLEVYRQAVEDKRK; encoded by the coding sequence ATGAAAATATTATTAGATCCGCAGATTTTTAGTCAGCAAACTTATGGTGGGATATCAAGATATTATACAGAAATATTTTCTGAACTTGATAAAAGAGAAGATGTTGAAGTCGTTTTACCAATATTTTATACAGATAATTCTTATCTCAAAACAAGCAATCTTCTTTCTAAAAATAAAATTCTAGTATCATTTTATAATATTCTTTCATTTTTTAAAATAAGTACAAAAACACTTAGAAAGAAAAAATCCGAGAAGTTTTTAAAACAGGTATGTCGGGATAATAATTACGATGTTTTTGTTCCCACTTATTACAATCCCTATTTCCTTGATTTAATAGGAGAAAAACCTTTTGTGTTGACTGTTTATGATATGATTCACGAATTGTTTCCAGAGTATTTTTTTGATGATCCTTATAGAGTAACAGAATATAAAAAGGAACTGATTTATAAAGCGACTCGCATCATCGCAGTATCTTACAATACAAAAAAAGATATTTTAAGAATTTTCCCAGATATTAACAGTGAAAAAATTCATGTGATTCACCACGGCAGTTCAATAAAAATTGAAGAGCACAACAAAGTGAATTTGCCGAAGAATTATATTTTATACGTCGGATCCAGAGCTGATTATAAAAATTTCAGATTTTTGGTCAATGCCATTAAACCAATTCTAAAAGAAAACCCAGACTTGGTTTTATTAGCCGCAGGTGGTGGTGAATTTAAAGGTGACGAAATCAACTACATCGAAGAAAAGGGTCTGAGCCAACAAATTCGGCAAAAGAATTTTGAGGAAAACGAGTTAGGACAATTCTATAAAAATGCGAAATTTTTTGTATTTCCATCTCAATATGAAGGTTTCGGAATACCAGTTTTAGAAGCAATGGCTTGCGGATGTCCAATCATCCTGTCCAACAGCGCATCTTTCCCAGAAGTTGCCGGAGATGCAGGTATATATTTTGATAGTACATCAGAAAAAGATTTACGAGACAAAATCAGAATGTTACTAGATAATGATAATTTAAGAAAACAATTCTCAGAAAAAGGATTGGAGCAGGTGAAGAAATTTAATTGGAAAGTGGCAGCAGAACAATGTTTAGAAGTTTACAGACAAGCAGTAGAAGATAAGAGAAAATGA
- a CDS encoding glycosyltransferase family 2 protein, which produces MKLTVLTINYNNKEGLIKTFDSVQAQTWKDFEFIVIDGGSTDGGKELIEQNDQVDHWVSEKDSGVYNAMNKGIKKANGNYIIFMNSGDFFYDEFVLEKIKDQFDSNIDILYGDSVFFNDQGYRKVIKAPEKLTFGFFYDGGLNHQAVFIKKSLFSDYFYYNEEYKICADWEFFIIMVCLHNVSFKHLKEIICYYDFSGISAKVENLPIYIQERDITLNKYFPAFIDDAELTRESRAKRIKQVLHIKKYPVAWRIFKWMISLFLLFLPRIQKKNSDK; this is translated from the coding sequence ATGAAATTAACGGTATTAACAATCAACTATAATAATAAAGAAGGTCTTATTAAAACATTTGATTCTGTCCAAGCTCAGACTTGGAAGGATTTTGAGTTTATTGTGATTGACGGCGGAAGCACCGATGGCGGTAAAGAATTGATTGAGCAGAATGATCAGGTTGATCATTGGGTTTCTGAGAAAGATTCTGGTGTCTACAATGCAATGAACAAAGGAATTAAGAAGGCAAACGGCAATTATATCATCTTTATGAATAGTGGTGATTTCTTTTACGATGAGTTTGTTCTGGAAAAAATAAAAGATCAATTCGATTCTAATATCGATATTTTGTATGGAGATTCCGTTTTCTTTAATGACCAAGGTTATCGAAAAGTTATTAAGGCTCCGGAAAAATTAACTTTTGGTTTTTTCTATGATGGTGGACTTAATCATCAGGCTGTATTTATCAAAAAATCTTTATTTAGTGACTACTTTTATTATAATGAAGAGTACAAAATTTGTGCAGACTGGGAGTTTTTTATTATCATGGTTTGTCTTCATAATGTATCGTTCAAACATTTGAAGGAGATTATTTGCTATTATGATTTCTCCGGTATTTCTGCAAAAGTGGAAAATCTGCCAATTTATATCCAGGAAAGAGATATAACTCTGAATAAATATTTTCCAGCATTCATAGATGATGCGGAACTAACTAGGGAAAGTCGTGCAAAAAGAATAAAACAAGTTTTACATATCAAAAAGTATCCTGTAGCTTGGCGGATTTTTAAATGGATGATCAGCTTATTTCTTTTATTTTTACCAAGAATTCAAAAAAAAAATTCGGACAAATAA
- a CDS encoding glycosyltransferase family 2 protein translates to MNNYPLISVIIPCYNAERSLEKCLTSVIQQSYINLEIILIDDGSTDNTSKIYEDFQRRDDRIKIFRQENSGVSKTRNEGLKAATGEYICFVDSDDWVEPEYCSELYRLLTDENADISIIEASYEDENGNVVFDKPTSEEKVLDGKRALSLLLEDNIIQSHPWGKLYKTSFFNNVYFPENLKCFEDYSTLYKVFDKAQKVVKSNDKLYHYIQLDDSLSHSLSPETAYYFYLAIMDVYKFWQSKTHLKNNGKVIKDFIRKLLMVLKRILRSTTEEEMRTEKEIIRQSFKPLLVYPARDIGIEFYLHVRLYYYYPNLYTILISK, encoded by the coding sequence ATGAATAATTATCCATTGATCAGCGTAATCATCCCTTGTTATAATGCCGAAAGGTCGTTGGAGAAATGTCTGACTTCTGTAATTCAACAATCTTACATTAATCTAGAAATTATTTTGATTGATGACGGTTCGACCGATAATACTTCAAAAATATATGAAGACTTCCAACGTAGAGATGACAGAATAAAAATTTTCCGGCAAGAGAATTCAGGTGTTTCAAAAACGAGAAATGAAGGTTTAAAAGCTGCCACAGGTGAATATATTTGTTTTGTCGATTCTGATGACTGGGTAGAACCGGAATATTGTTCAGAATTGTATCGATTATTGACCGATGAAAATGCTGATATTTCAATCATAGAAGCTTCGTATGAAGATGAAAACGGAAATGTGGTATTTGACAAACCCACATCGGAAGAAAAAGTATTGGACGGAAAAAGGGCGTTATCTCTTTTATTGGAAGACAATATTATCCAAAGCCATCCGTGGGGAAAATTATATAAAACATCTTTTTTTAACAATGTATACTTCCCAGAAAACCTGAAATGCTTTGAAGATTACTCAACACTTTATAAGGTTTTTGATAAAGCCCAAAAGGTTGTTAAATCCAATGATAAGCTTTATCATTATATACAGCTTGATGACAGTCTTTCTCATAGTCTCTCCCCTGAAACTGCCTATTATTTTTATTTGGCAATAATGGATGTTTACAAATTTTGGCAAAGTAAAACACATCTTAAAAATAACGGAAAAGTCATAAAAGATTTTATCAGAAAACTCCTGATGGTTCTTAAACGTATTCTAAGAAGCACAACCGAAGAAGAAATGCGGACTGAAAAGGAAATAATCCGGCAATCTTTTAAACCACTTTTGGTATATCCTGCTAGAGATATTGGTATTGAATTTTATCTTCATGTAAGACTATACTATTATTATCCAAATTTGTACACGATATTGATCTCAAAGTAA
- a CDS encoding glycosyltransferase family 2 protein, which translates to MQQLKEQISGLIITYNEEKNIQEVLECFDFCDEIILVDSFSSDKTLEIARQFQKVKIIQNKFEDFTKQRNLALEEAKNDWVLFLDGDERITPKLREEIIETVKNPDAKDAYYFYRIFFLGSKQINFSGTQNDKNFRLFRKSKARYSENKKVHETLEINGTTGVLKHKLLHYSFENYEQFRNKMLSYGRLKGQELGLKGKKYSFMIQWSKVIFKFFKTYILKLGILDGINGLKISYLQSLYVYETYRTLKQ; encoded by the coding sequence ATGCAGCAGCTGAAAGAGCAGATAAGCGGACTCATCATCACTTATAATGAAGAAAAAAACATTCAGGAAGTTCTTGAATGTTTTGATTTTTGCGATGAGATTATTCTCGTCGACTCTTTCAGCTCAGATAAAACTTTAGAAATCGCAAGACAATTTCAGAAAGTAAAAATTATTCAAAACAAATTTGAAGATTTCACCAAACAAAGAAATCTCGCTTTGGAGGAAGCAAAAAATGACTGGGTCTTATTTTTAGATGGCGATGAGAGAATCACACCGAAACTAAGAGAGGAAATTATCGAAACTGTTAAAAATCCTGATGCTAAAGATGCTTATTATTTTTACAGAATATTTTTTCTCGGAAGTAAACAAATCAATTTTTCCGGAACTCAGAATGATAAAAATTTCCGTTTATTCAGAAAGTCAAAAGCACGTTATTCTGAAAATAAAAAAGTTCATGAGACTTTGGAAATCAATGGAACAACAGGAGTTTTAAAACATAAACTTCTTCATTATTCCTTTGAAAACTATGAGCAATTCAGAAATAAAATGTTGTCTTATGGAAGATTGAAAGGACAAGAACTTGGATTGAAAGGCAAAAAATACTCATTCATGATACAGTGGAGCAAAGTTATTTTCAAATTTTTCAAAACTTACATTCTAAAGCTCGGAATATTAGACGGAATTAATGGCCTAAAAATCAGCTACCTTCAAAGTTTATATGTCTATGAGACTTATAGAACTTTGAAACAATAA
- the rocD gene encoding ornithine--oxo-acid transaminase — translation MENKSSQYFIDLENQYGAHNYHPLPVVLEKGEGVFVWDVEGNKYFDFLSAYSAVNQGHSHPKIVEALVNQAKKLALTSRAFYNANLGEYEKKITTLFGFDKVLPMNSGAEAVETAVKLARKWSYEVKGISENAAKIIVCENNFHGRTTTIVSFSNDPDANQNYGPFTPGFIKIPYNDLAALEETLKNDAHNIAAFLVEPIQGEAGVYVPDEGFLKSASNLCKKYNVLFIADEVQTGIARTGKLIACHHEDVQPDILILGKALSGGMYPVSAVLANDEIMNVIKPGQHGSTFGGNPIACAVAVAALDVVAEEKLSERAEELGQLFRSEIEKLIQKTDLITKVRGKGLLNAILINDTPDSKTAWNLCVKLKENGLLAKPTHGNIIRLAPPLVITKEQLLDCIKIIENTILEFQK, via the coding sequence ATGGAAAACAAGTCTTCTCAATATTTCATTGACTTAGAAAATCAATATGGCGCTCACAATTACCACCCGCTTCCTGTAGTTTTGGAAAAAGGTGAAGGTGTTTTTGTTTGGGATGTTGAAGGCAATAAATATTTTGATTTCCTTTCTGCATATTCTGCTGTTAATCAAGGCCATTCTCATCCAAAAATTGTAGAAGCATTAGTCAATCAGGCTAAAAAACTAGCTTTGACTTCAAGAGCTTTTTATAATGCAAATCTTGGAGAATATGAGAAGAAAATCACCACTCTTTTTGGTTTTGATAAAGTTCTACCAATGAATTCTGGCGCTGAAGCGGTGGAAACTGCCGTGAAATTAGCCAGAAAATGGAGCTACGAAGTAAAAGGCATTTCTGAAAACGCAGCAAAAATAATTGTTTGTGAGAACAACTTCCACGGGAGAACTACTACAATAGTTTCTTTCTCTAATGATCCGGATGCTAATCAAAATTACGGACCTTTCACACCTGGATTTATAAAAATTCCTTACAATGATTTAGCTGCTTTGGAAGAAACACTTAAAAATGATGCTCACAATATTGCTGCATTTTTAGTGGAACCAATTCAAGGAGAAGCTGGTGTTTATGTTCCGGATGAAGGATTTTTAAAAAGTGCATCTAACCTTTGTAAAAAATATAATGTACTATTCATTGCTGATGAAGTTCAGACAGGAATCGCAAGAACCGGAAAATTGATTGCTTGTCATCACGAGGATGTTCAACCAGACATTTTGATTTTAGGTAAAGCATTATCTGGAGGAATGTATCCTGTTTCTGCAGTTTTAGCAAATGATGAGATTATGAATGTAATCAAACCTGGCCAACATGGTTCTACATTCGGAGGCAATCCAATTGCTTGTGCTGTTGCTGTTGCTGCTTTGGATGTTGTAGCCGAAGAAAAATTATCCGAAAGAGCGGAAGAATTAGGACAGTTATTCCGTTCGGAAATTGAAAAATTAATTCAGAAAACAGACCTAATCACAAAAGTTCGTGGGAAAGGCTTATTAAATGCTATTCTTATTAATGACACTCCAGATAGCAAAACCGCTTGGAATCTTTGTGTAAAACTGAAAGAAAATGGTCTTTTGGCTAAGCCTACGCACGGTAATATTATTAGATTGGCACCTCCTTTGGTCATTACAAAAGAACAACTTTTGGATTGTATAAAGATTATCGAAAATACAATTTTAGAATTTCAAAAATAA
- the accC gene encoding acetyl-CoA carboxylase biotin carboxylase subunit, with the protein MFKKILIANRGEIAMRILRTAKEMGIKTVAVYSTADKDSLHVRFADEAVCIGPAMSKDSYLKIPNIIAAAEITNADAIHPGYGFLSENANFSRICAKNGIKFIGATPEQIEKMGDKATAKATMKEAGIPCVPGSDGLIDSYEDAKATAKVVGYPVMIKATAGGGGKGMRAVWKEEDLKEHWDSAIQEAVAAFGNGGMYMEKLIEEPRHIEIQIAGDQFGKACHLSERDCSIQRRNQKLIEETPSPFMTDELREKMGAAAVKAAEYIGYEGVGTIEFLVDKHRNFYFMEMNTRIQVEHPITEQVVDYDLIREQILLASGTPISGKNYYPKMHAIECRINAEDPYADFRPSPGKIKELNIPGGHGVRVDTHVYSGYTIPSNYDSMIAKLIVTAQTREEAIAKMKRALEEFYIEGVKTTIPFHRQLLENEDFLAGNYTTKFMEDFVMDKSFDNHI; encoded by the coding sequence ATGTTCAAAAAAATATTGATCGCAAACCGTGGTGAGATCGCAATGCGAATCTTGCGTACGGCAAAAGAAATGGGGATAAAAACTGTTGCAGTTTATTCTACAGCAGACAAAGACAGTCTTCACGTTCGTTTTGCAGACGAGGCAGTTTGCATCGGTCCCGCAATGAGCAAAGACTCTTATCTTAAAATCCCTAATATTATTGCTGCTGCAGAGATTACCAATGCAGATGCAATCCATCCAGGTTACGGATTCCTTTCAGAGAATGCCAACTTCTCTAGAATCTGTGCAAAAAATGGAATCAAATTCATTGGAGCAACTCCTGAGCAAATCGAAAAAATGGGCGACAAAGCTACGGCTAAAGCGACTATGAAAGAAGCTGGAATCCCTTGTGTTCCAGGTTCTGATGGTTTGATTGATTCTTATGAAGACGCAAAAGCTACCGCAAAAGTGGTTGGTTATCCCGTGATGATAAAAGCTACTGCTGGTGGTGGTGGAAAAGGGATGAGAGCTGTTTGGAAAGAAGAAGATTTGAAAGAACATTGGGATTCTGCAATCCAAGAAGCTGTTGCTGCTTTTGGAAATGGCGGAATGTATATGGAAAAACTAATCGAAGAACCAAGACATATTGAAATTCAGATTGCAGGAGATCAATTTGGAAAAGCTTGTCACCTTTCTGAAAGAGATTGTTCTATCCAAAGAAGAAATCAGAAACTGATTGAAGAAACACCTTCTCCTTTTATGACGGATGAACTTCGCGAAAAAATGGGAGCTGCAGCCGTAAAAGCTGCTGAATATATTGGATATGAAGGTGTTGGAACTATTGAGTTTTTGGTAGACAAACACAGAAACTTCTATTTTATGGAGATGAACACCAGAATCCAAGTAGAACACCCAATCACTGAGCAAGTTGTAGATTATGACTTGATTCGTGAGCAGATTCTATTAGCTTCTGGAACGCCAATCAGCGGAAAAAATTATTATCCAAAAATGCACGCTATCGAGTGCAGAATTAATGCAGAAGATCCTTACGCAGACTTCCGTCCTTCTCCTGGAAAGATTAAAGAACTTAATATTCCTGGTGGACATGGTGTAAGAGTTGATACGCACGTTTATTCCGGATATACAATTCCGTCCAACTACGATTCTATGATTGCAAAATTAATCGTGACAGCTCAAACAAGAGAAGAAGCGATTGCAAAAATGAAACGTGCTTTGGAAGAATTCTATATCGAAGGTGTAAAAACTACCATTCCTTTCCACAGACAATTATTGGAAAATGAAGATTTCCTTGCCGGAAATTACACTACCAAGTTTATGGAAGATTTTGTAATGGATAAAAGTTTTGATAATCATATCTAA
- the accB gene encoding acetyl-CoA carboxylase biotin carboxyl carrier protein — protein MDIKDIQNLVRFVAKAGVSEVKYKNKDFEIYIKTPLGGEAVSYVTPQVAYQAPVSAPAANPVSAPVANSDAASAADDSKYITIKSPMIGTFYRKPSPDKDVFVNVGDSVTEGKVVCVIEAMKLFNQIESEVSGKIVKILVEDSSPVEYDQPLFLVDPS, from the coding sequence ATGGATATAAAAGACATTCAGAATCTTGTAAGATTTGTTGCAAAGGCAGGTGTTTCCGAAGTGAAATATAAAAATAAAGACTTCGAAATCTATATCAAAACTCCACTAGGAGGCGAAGCTGTAAGCTATGTAACTCCACAAGTTGCTTATCAAGCTCCTGTTTCTGCACCGGCTGCAAATCCAGTTTCTGCTCCTGTTGCAAACTCTGATGCTGCTAGCGCTGCTGATGACAGCAAATATATCACTATCAAATCTCCAATGATTGGAACTTTCTACAGAAAACCATCTCCGGATAAAGATGTTTTCGTAAACGTAGGCGATTCTGTAACAGAAGGGAAAGTGGTTTGTGTAATAGAAGCAATGAAACTTTTCAACCAAATCGAATCAGAAGTTAGTGGAAAAATCGTAAAAATATTGGTAGAGGATTCTTCTCCTGTAGAATATGACCAACCATTATTTTTAGTAGACCCATCTTAA
- the rpmF gene encoding 50S ribosomal protein L32: MAHPKRRQSSTRRDKRRTHYKAVVPQLAKDATSGEMHLYHRAHWHEGKLYYRGKVVLEKTVETTEEN; this comes from the coding sequence ATGGCACATCCTAAAAGAAGACAGTCGTCTACAAGAAGAGATAAAAGAAGAACTCACTACAAAGCTGTAGTTCCTCAATTGGCAAAAGACGCTACGTCTGGAGAAATGCACTTATACCACAGAGCACACTGGCATGAAGGAAAACTTTATTACAGAGGAAAAGTTGTATTAGAGAAAACCGTAGAAACTACAGAAGAAAACTAA
- a CDS encoding YceD family protein → MDRIRNYDVAFLGLKPGKHDFIFEIDQEFFDLFETEQEFFNPKINANVLLDKHTTFLEFFINVSGTVQLICDISNDEFSENIENDLKILVKFGEEYDDSDEDVITINKKDGEFNLANLIYEAVVLSIPMKKLAPSVRDNDEYQKILDQYSPKIVEEEKESTDPRWEALKKLKDNN, encoded by the coding sequence ATGGACAGAATTAGAAACTATGACGTTGCCTTTTTAGGCTTAAAACCGGGAAAACACGATTTCATATTTGAAATTGATCAAGAGTTCTTTGATTTATTTGAGACTGAGCAGGAATTTTTTAATCCAAAAATCAATGCTAATGTTCTTTTGGACAAGCATACAACTTTTTTGGAGTTCTTCATTAATGTTTCAGGAACCGTTCAATTGATTTGCGACATTAGTAATGATGAATTTTCTGAAAATATTGAGAATGATTTGAAAATTCTTGTAAAATTTGGAGAAGAATATGATGACAGCGATGAAGATGTCATTACCATCAATAAAAAAGATGGCGAATTCAACCTTGCCAACCTTATATATGAAGCGGTTGTTTTATCAATTCCGATGAAAAAACTGGCACCATCTGTAAGAGACAATGATGAATATCAAAAGATATTAGACCAATACAGTCCAAAAATAGTCGAAGAGGAAAAGGAAAGCACAGACCCAAGATGGGAAGCTTTGAAAAAATTGAAAGATAACAATTAA
- the pdxA gene encoding 4-hydroxythreonine-4-phosphate dehydrogenase PdxA, with the protein MSSKHHKIRVGISIGDFNGIGPEIILKSLKDKSITDFFTPVIFGSGKLFTYQKNIFKLQTNFNYINSAREAQSGKINMVNLTKENSNVEFGIPTEESTKMAIDSLESATQALLNNEVDVIVTAPINKDEMMKYGFAHAGHTGYFEEKAGKKAVMFMVTNDLKVAVSTHHIPVAEIAQNITKEKLKKQITQLAKTLKEDFCVEKPKIAVLGLNPHAGDGGVIGKEEIEIIEPAIKELFNNGTLAFGPYPADSFFQPEKYKAFDAVLAMYHDQGLAPFKTIAYEEGVNYSAGLPFIRTSPDHGVAYDIAGKNLADETSFSEAIFTAIHIFKNREEYHDLMSNRLRPKASHANNGIDEDLPIENN; encoded by the coding sequence ATGAGCTCCAAACATCATAAAATCAGAGTAGGAATTTCAATCGGCGATTTCAACGGAATCGGACCCGAGATTATTCTGAAATCTCTGAAAGATAAAAGCATAACAGATTTTTTCACGCCGGTTATTTTTGGTTCGGGTAAATTATTCACCTATCAGAAAAATATTTTCAAGCTTCAGACCAACTTCAATTACATCAATTCTGCAAGAGAAGCGCAGTCTGGGAAAATCAATATGGTGAATCTTACCAAAGAAAACAGCAATGTAGAATTCGGTATTCCAACGGAAGAATCCACAAAAATGGCGATTGATTCTCTGGAATCTGCAACCCAAGCTCTTCTGAATAATGAAGTAGATGTTATCGTAACTGCTCCTATTAATAAGGACGAAATGATGAAATATGGTTTCGCTCACGCTGGACACACTGGTTATTTCGAAGAAAAAGCAGGCAAAAAAGCGGTAATGTTTATGGTAACGAACGATTTGAAAGTGGCTGTTTCCACACATCACATTCCTGTTGCTGAGATTGCACAGAATATCACCAAAGAGAAATTGAAAAAGCAAATCACTCAATTGGCGAAAACTCTGAAGGAAGATTTCTGTGTAGAAAAACCAAAAATTGCAGTTCTGGGACTCAATCCACACGCTGGCGATGGCGGTGTAATCGGTAAAGAAGAAATCGAAATTATAGAACCTGCGATAAAAGAACTTTTTAATAATGGAACTTTAGCTTTTGGCCCTTATCCGGCGGATAGTTTTTTCCAGCCGGAAAAATATAAGGCTTTCGATGCGGTTTTAGCAATGTATCACGACCAAGGTTTAGCACCTTTCAAAACAATCGCTTATGAAGAAGGTGTGAATTATTCCGCAGGATTACCTTTCATCAGAACATCTCCGGATCACGGCGTTGCTTATGATATTGCAGGAAAAAATCTGGCAGACGAAACTTCTTTTTCAGAAGCTATTTTTACAGCCATCCATATTTTCAAAAACAGAGAAGAATATCACGATTTGATGAGCAATCGTCTTCGTCCGAAGGCTTCTCACGCCAACAATGGGATAGACGAAGACCTTCCTATTGAAAATAATTAG
- a CDS encoding riboflavin synthase translates to MFTGIIEATGKVEKIDRNEGNIDFVLSCPFTQELKIDQSLAHNGCCLTVVETNSDSYKVTAINETLEKTNLGAWNVGTEVNLERCLKFEGRLDGHIVQGHVDKTGIVENIEDQNGSYFITVSYEETNEYTTVPQGSITLNGTSLTVAESGTNQFSVAIIPYTWEFTNMKHLKIGDVVNLEFDIIGKYVAKLLKSPLSNMVQKYQ, encoded by the coding sequence ATGTTTACAGGAATAATAGAAGCGACCGGGAAGGTTGAGAAAATCGATAGAAATGAAGGGAATATTGATTTTGTGTTGAGTTGTCCTTTTACTCAGGAATTGAAAATCGATCAAAGTCTTGCGCACAACGGCTGCTGCCTGACAGTTGTAGAAACCAATAGTGATTCTTACAAGGTGACGGCCATCAATGAAACGCTTGAAAAAACGAATCTTGGTGCGTGGAATGTTGGAACGGAAGTGAATTTGGAACGTTGTTTGAAATTCGAAGGTAGATTGGATGGTCATATTGTGCAAGGTCACGTGGACAAAACAGGAATAGTTGAAAATATCGAAGACCAAAACGGAAGTTATTTCATTACTGTTTCTTACGAGGAAACTAATGAATACACGACAGTTCCGCAGGGTTCTATCACTCTAAATGGAACGAGCCTGACGGTTGCTGAAAGCGGAACCAATCAATTTTCTGTGGCAATAATTCCGTACACTTGGGAGTTTACGAATATGAAACATTTGAAAATTGGCGATGTTGTGAATTTGGAATTTGACATCATCGGAAAATATGTTGCGAAACTTTTGAAATCGCCATTGTCTAATATGGTGCAAAAATATCAGTAG